Proteins from one Heterodontus francisci isolate sHetFra1 chromosome 42, sHetFra1.hap1, whole genome shotgun sequence genomic window:
- the LOC137355377 gene encoding rhoptry surface protein CERLI2-like has translation MGDSLKCDSLKCESLNCDNLMCDCLKCESLNCDSEMCDSLKCESMNCDNLMCDSLMCGIMKSDSLKCDSLNCDSMKCDNSNLKFDNLMRDSLKCYSLKCDNLMYDSWKCDSLNCDNVMCDSLMCDSMKCDNLKCDGLNSDNLMCDS, from the exons atgggtgacagtttgaagtgtgatagtttgaagtgtgagagtttgaattgtgacaatttgatgtgtgactgttTGAAGTGCgaaagtttgaattgtgacagtgagatgtgtgacagtttgaagtgtgaaagtatgaattgtgacaatttgatgtgtgacagtttgatgtgtggtATTATGAAgtctgacagtttgaagtgtgacagtttgaattgtgacagtatgaagtgtgacaattcgaa tttgaagtttgacaatttaatgcgtgacagtttgaagtgttacagtttgaagtgtgacaatttgatgtatgACAGttggaagtgtgacagtttgaattgtgacaatgtgatgtgtgacagtttgatgtgtgacagtatgaagtgtgacaatttgaagtgtgatggtttgaatagtgacaatttgatgtgtgacagttag
- the LOC137355376 gene encoding antistasin-like → MCDSLKCDSMKCDNLMCDSSKCDSMKSDSLNCDNAMCDRLKCDSMKCDNLMCDSSKFDNFEVRQDEVSQLKCDSLKCDGLNCDNFKCDGLKFDNLMCDSLKFGNLMGDSLKCDSLKCECLNCDNLMCDCLKCESLNCDSEMCDSLKCDSMNCDNLMCDSLMCGIMKSDSLKCDSLNCDMRQDEVSQLKCDSLKCDGLNCDNFKCDGLKFDNLMCDSLKFGNLMGDSLKCDSLKCECLNCDNLMCDCLKCESLNCDSEMCDSLKCDSMNCDNLMCDSLMCGIMKSDSLKCDSLNCDSMKCDNSNLKCDSLNCDNVMCDSLKCDSMKCDNLMCDSSKCDSMKCHS, encoded by the exons atgtgtgacagtttgaagtgtgacagtatgaagtgtgacaatttgatgtgtgacagttcgaagtgcgacagtatgaagagtgacagtttgaactgtgacaatGCGATGTGTGaccgtttgaagtgtgacagtatgaagtgtgacaatttgatgtgtgacagttcgaagtttgacaat ttcgaagtgcGACAGGATGAAGTGTCAcagttgaagtgtgacagtttgaagtgtgatggtttgaattgtgacaatttcaagtgtgacggtttgaagtttgacaatttgatgtgtgacagtttgaagtttggcaatttgatgggtgacagtttgaagtgtgatagtttgaaGTGTGagtgtttgaattgtgacaatttgatgtgtgactgttTGAAGTGCgaaagtttgaattgtgacagtgagatgtgtgacagtttgaagtgtgacagtatgaattgtgacaatttgatgtgtgacagtttgatgtgtggtATTATGAAgtctgacagtttgaagtgtgacagtttgaattgtgaca tgcGACAGGATGAAGTGTCAcagttgaagtgtgacagtttgaagtgtgatggtttgaattgtgacaatttcaagtgtgacggtttgaagtttgacaatttgatgtgtgacagtttgaagtttggcaatttgatgggtgacagtttgaagtgtgatagtttgaaGTGTGagtgtttgaattgtgacaatttgatgtgtgactgttTGAAGTGCgaaagtttgaattgtgacagtgagatgtgtgacagtttgaagtgtgacagtatgaattgtgacaatttgatgtgtgacagtttgatgtgtggtATTATGAAgtctgacagtttgaagtgtgacagtttgaattgtgacagtatgaagtgtgacaattcgaa tttgaagtgtgacagtttgaattgtgacaatgtgatgtgtgacagtttgaagtgtgacagtatgaagtgtgacaatttgatgtgtgacagttcgaagtgcGACAGTATGAAGTGTCAcagttga